The Streptococcus pantholopis genome has a segment encoding these proteins:
- a CDS encoding PRD domain-containing protein — translation MKVIKKINNNVAACVDDNGKDLIAFGRGIGFPRTPYQLNDLSKIDMTFYKLDPHFQILLDEIPEDLMLLSVEIVQKAQKKLAGRLSPTLVFSLADHIQFAVKRLKEFKEMKILFSQDIAQLYPKETKLAEEALSIINASLNLTLPHSEVTNIAMHFINSRTDVTIDEEAQAVEERIEIITQLIEQQLNIVIDRDEFNYQRFQAHIRYYLKRLSSGETFIDGNKAILQHLRAAQPAVYQAAVAIMDYIRQTQDIVQSDDELLYLMVHLNRLYEKSGGRAAANHD, via the coding sequence ATGAAGGTTATTAAAAAGATTAATAACAATGTTGCTGCATGTGTAGATGATAATGGTAAAGATTTAATTGCTTTTGGGCGCGGAATCGGCTTTCCCAGAACACCGTATCAGTTAAATGATTTATCAAAGATTGATATGACATTTTATAAGCTGGATCCGCACTTCCAGATACTATTAGATGAAATTCCTGAAGATTTAATGCTGCTCAGTGTAGAAATTGTTCAAAAAGCTCAGAAGAAACTAGCTGGCAGGCTCAGCCCGACTCTGGTTTTCAGTCTGGCCGATCATATTCAGTTTGCGGTTAAGCGTCTGAAGGAGTTCAAGGAAATGAAAATTCTTTTTTCACAAGATATTGCTCAGCTCTATCCTAAAGAGACCAAGCTGGCAGAAGAAGCCTTAAGTATCATTAATGCTTCACTGAATCTTACCCTCCCTCACAGCGAAGTTACCAATATTGCTATGCACTTTATCAACAGCCGGACAGATGTCACGATTGACGAGGAAGCGCAGGCTGTTGAGGAACGGATTGAAATCATAACTCAGCTTATTGAACAGCAGCTAAACATTGTGATTGACCGTGATGAATTTAATTACCAGCGTTTTCAGGCTCATATCCGCTATTATTTGAAGCGCCTGAGTTCAGGTGAAACTTTTATTGACGGTAATAAAGCTATTTTACAGCATTTACGTGCAGCACAGCCCGCTGTCTACCAAGCTGCTGTAGCCATCATGGACTATATCCGGCAGACTCAGGATATAGTTCAATCTGATGATGAGTTACTTTACCTTATGGTGCATCTCAATAGGTTATACGAGAAAAGCGGCGGGAGAGCAGCCGCCAATCATGATTAA
- a CDS encoding PTS transporter subunit EIIC, protein MTDNNKLMAEKILAAVGGKENISNATHCMTRLRLNLKDTSIPKKDDLMAIQGIIAVVESGGQYQIVIGQNVAKVYPEFTRLAGLIAEKPIDENLDQPKEKLTLKSIGSRLMNYLSGSMTPLIPALIGAAMFKTIQVVIGPDLLHLVSAQDDTYLLCGFVYSAFFYFLPIFLGFTAARKLGASQLLGAMLGALLLVPDFTALNGQTFHIYGFLSTKVYDYSQSILPIILTVWVMTYVERFFKRIVPDVLSTIFVPFLTLLITVPIELIALAPLGNILGDFIGRGLIGFGDFGGFIAIALVAALWEFLVMTGMHQVLILFAIAGIAQNGYDNFVTVAGFAATWAAFGMAFGAFIKIRNKEQKATAFGAFVSGILGGVTEPALYGIGMRYKRPFIALAIGGGLGGLYAGLTGVANYLMGASNFLSVLGFVGGGTTNIINGCIGSFIAFSATALLTYFIGFEKESEALKEGK, encoded by the coding sequence ATGACTGATAATAATAAATTAATGGCTGAAAAAATTCTTGCGGCTGTCGGCGGCAAAGAAAATATCAGCAATGCAACCCATTGTATGACACGTTTGCGGTTGAATTTAAAAGATACATCAATTCCCAAAAAAGATGACTTAATGGCTATTCAAGGTATTATTGCAGTTGTTGAGTCCGGCGGGCAGTATCAGATTGTTATCGGGCAAAATGTTGCTAAAGTTTATCCAGAATTTACCCGGCTAGCAGGCTTGATAGCTGAAAAGCCGATTGATGAAAATTTAGACCAGCCGAAGGAGAAACTGACCTTAAAAAGCATAGGCTCCCGTCTGATGAATTACCTGTCCGGTTCAATGACGCCGCTAATTCCTGCCTTGATCGGGGCGGCCATGTTTAAGACGATTCAGGTCGTTATCGGGCCGGATTTGCTTCACCTGGTTTCTGCCCAAGATGATACTTATCTTTTGTGCGGTTTTGTCTACAGTGCTTTCTTCTATTTTCTGCCTATTTTCTTAGGTTTTACAGCAGCAAGAAAGCTGGGAGCCAGCCAGCTGCTGGGGGCCATGCTGGGGGCTCTCCTTTTAGTTCCTGATTTTACAGCGTTAAATGGACAGACTTTTCATATTTATGGCTTTTTGTCTACCAAAGTTTATGATTATTCACAGTCTATTCTGCCCATTATTTTGACCGTATGGGTGATGACTTATGTTGAACGGTTTTTCAAAAGAATCGTACCGGATGTTTTATCCACTATCTTCGTTCCTTTTTTAACGCTTTTAATCACGGTTCCGATTGAATTAATTGCTTTAGCGCCGCTGGGAAATATCCTTGGTGATTTTATCGGCCGAGGACTGATTGGTTTTGGAGATTTTGGCGGTTTTATTGCGATAGCGCTTGTCGCAGCACTGTGGGAATTCTTAGTCATGACCGGCATGCATCAGGTGTTAATCCTTTTTGCTATTGCAGGTATTGCACAAAATGGCTATGATAACTTTGTTACAGTAGCTGGCTTTGCTGCAACATGGGCAGCTTTTGGCATGGCTTTTGGTGCCTTTATCAAAATTCGCAATAAAGAACAAAAGGCAACGGCCTTCGGGGCTTTTGTATCAGGTATATTAGGCGGGGTGACTGAACCTGCTCTGTATGGTATCGGTATGCGCTATAAACGCCCATTTATTGCTTTAGCTATAGGCGGAGGGCTTGGTGGTCTTTATGCCGGTCTGACCGGTGTTGCCAACTATTTGATGGGGGCGTCTAATTTTCTGTCTGTCCTCGGATTTGTTGGCGGCGGAACAACGAATATCATCAATGGCTGTATCGGATCTTTCATTGCCTTCTCTGCTACAGCCCTGTTAACTTACTTTATCGGTTTTGAAAAAGAGAGTGAAGCTTTGAAAGAAGGGAAATAA
- a CDS encoding ChbG/HpnK family deacetylase: protein MKKILLRADDLGYSEAVNYGIEKSVKEGLISSLGVMVNMPATQHGVDLIKDCDLALGVHTNICAGKPLTNPELIPSLVDENGAFKSSKVYRSAEEDFVVFEEAVLEIEAQYHRFVELFGRQPDYFEGHAVASDNFFKGLEHVADKYHLKYSGFSMGGAPLKIGQSQVQFNMESMAPDYNPFDMLKRMVTKADEKVIQLAVFHPGYLDDDILTHSSLTIPRTQEVAVLTSPDVKQWLSQQDVELIDYREL, encoded by the coding sequence ATGAAAAAAATTCTTTTACGTGCAGATGACCTCGGTTATTCTGAGGCGGTTAATTATGGGATTGAAAAGTCGGTCAAGGAAGGGCTGATTTCGAGCCTTGGTGTTATGGTCAATATGCCGGCCACCCAGCACGGTGTTGATTTAATCAAAGACTGTGATTTGGCACTTGGCGTACATACTAACATTTGTGCAGGTAAGCCTTTAACGAATCCTGAGCTTATTCCAAGTCTGGTTGATGAGAATGGTGCGTTTAAATCATCGAAAGTATACCGTTCTGCTGAGGAAGATTTTGTTGTCTTTGAGGAAGCGGTCTTGGAAATTGAAGCACAGTACCATCGTTTTGTAGAACTTTTCGGCCGGCAGCCGGACTACTTCGAAGGGCATGCGGTAGCTTCAGACAATTTCTTTAAAGGATTGGAGCATGTAGCAGATAAATACCATTTGAAATATTCCGGTTTTTCTATGGGAGGGGCTCCCCTTAAGATAGGCCAGTCACAGGTTCAGTTCAATATGGAATCGATGGCGCCAGATTACAATCCTTTTGATATGCTAAAACGTATGGTGACAAAGGCAGATGAAAAAGTGATCCAGCTGGCTGTTTTTCACCCCGGTTATCTTGATGATGACATTCTAACGCACTCCAGCCTAACCATTCCTCGAACACAAGAAGTTGCTGTGCTAACAAGCCCTGATGTCAAACAATGGCTTAGCCAGCAAGACGTTGAACTGATTGATTATCGAGAGTTATAA
- a CDS encoding M24 family metallopeptidase, translated as MTKLDQIRSYLHDKKADIAVLSDPVTVNYLTGFYCDPHERQMFLFVYSDRQPVLFLPALETVRASQISDVTVIGYDDSENPWQILKNALPSTAGQIVLAEFDHLNVTKFQGLQTVFEGHFQNLTPQIQKMRLIKLQDEIEKMMTAGQFADKAVQIGFEHISLEATETDIVAAIEFEMKKQGISKMSFDTMVLTGNNAANPHGIPGRNKIENDALLLFDLGVETLGYTSDMTRTVAVGNPDDFKKDIYKLCLEAQLTAQEFIKPGVTAAEVDAAARNVIKKAGYGDYFNHRLGHGLGMAVHEFPSIMEGNELEIQEGMCFSVEPGIYIPGKVGVRIEDCGHVTKSGFEVFTQTPKELLYFEG; from the coding sequence ATGACAAAATTAGATCAAATCCGTTCTTATCTCCATGACAAAAAGGCTGATATTGCCGTCTTGTCTGATCCTGTAACCGTCAATTATTTAACAGGTTTTTACTGCGATCCGCACGAACGGCAAATGTTTCTCTTTGTATACAGTGACCGGCAGCCGGTTCTTTTCCTGCCGGCTCTTGAAACTGTACGCGCCAGTCAGATTTCAGATGTTACAGTTATCGGGTATGATGATTCTGAAAATCCTTGGCAGATACTGAAAAATGCTTTGCCCTCAACAGCTGGACAAATTGTTCTGGCCGAATTTGATCATCTTAATGTGACAAAATTCCAAGGCCTGCAAACAGTCTTTGAGGGACATTTTCAAAACCTGACACCTCAGATTCAGAAGATGCGTCTCATCAAATTACAAGATGAGATTGAAAAAATGATGACAGCCGGTCAGTTTGCGGACAAAGCGGTTCAAATAGGCTTTGAGCACATTTCACTGGAGGCTACAGAAACAGATATCGTTGCGGCAATTGAATTTGAAATGAAAAAACAGGGCATTAGTAAGATGAGTTTTGACACAATGGTTTTGACCGGAAACAATGCCGCCAACCCACATGGTATCCCTGGTAGAAATAAAATTGAGAACGATGCGCTTTTGCTTTTTGATTTGGGAGTCGAAACACTGGGTTATACCAGTGACATGACGCGCACAGTGGCTGTCGGCAATCCCGATGATTTCAAAAAAGACATCTACAAACTTTGTTTAGAAGCACAACTAACTGCCCAAGAGTTTATCAAGCCCGGTGTCACTGCTGCTGAAGTAGATGCTGCAGCTCGAAACGTTATTAAAAAAGCAGGCTATGGTGACTACTTCAACCACCGTCTCGGACATGGCCTTGGTATGGCAGTGCACGAGTTTCCTTCCATTATGGAAGGAAATGAGTTGGAAATTCAAGAAGGCATGTGCTTTTCAGTTGAACCTGGTATCTACATTCCTGGAAAAGTTGGGGTACGTATTGAAGATTGCGGCCATGTCACAAAATCTGGCTTTGAAGTCTTTACACAAACACCAAAAGAATTGCTTTACTTTGAAGGGTAA
- the ccpA gene encoding catabolite control protein A, with the protein MNTDDTITIYDVAREAGVSMATVSRVVNGNKNVKENTRKKVLEVIDRLDYRPNAVARGLASKKTTTVGVVIPNIANNYFSILAKGIDDIAAMYKYNIVLASSDEDDDKEVNVVNTLFAKQVDGIIFMGHHLTEKIRAEFSRSRTPIVLAGTVDLEHQLPSVNIDYKQAATDLVDILAKRHSNIAFVSGPLIDDINGKVRLAGYREGLKKNQLDFKEGLVFEAKYNYKEGYDLAQRVINSGATAAIVAEDELAAGLLNGLFAAGRKVPEDFEIMTSNDSPITQYTRPNLSSISQPVYDLGAVSMRMLTKIMNKEELEEKEILLNHGITERGTTR; encoded by the coding sequence ATGAACACAGATGATACAATCACAATTTACGATGTTGCACGAGAAGCCGGTGTTTCAATGGCTACAGTCAGCCGTGTTGTTAATGGGAATAAGAATGTCAAAGAAAATACCCGAAAAAAAGTCCTCGAAGTTATTGACCGTCTGGATTATCGTCCTAATGCCGTTGCCCGCGGTTTGGCCAGTAAGAAGACGACAACTGTCGGTGTTGTGATTCCTAATATTGCTAATAATTATTTTTCCATTCTTGCTAAAGGGATTGACGATATTGCAGCTATGTACAAATATAATATCGTTTTAGCTTCAAGTGACGAAGACGACGATAAAGAAGTGAATGTGGTCAATACACTGTTTGCTAAACAGGTAGACGGCATTATTTTTATGGGACACCATTTGACAGAAAAAATTCGGGCAGAATTTTCTCGTTCACGGACACCGATTGTCCTTGCGGGCACTGTTGACTTGGAACACCAGCTGCCTAGTGTCAATATCGATTACAAACAGGCCGCAACTGATCTTGTCGATATCTTGGCCAAGAGGCACAGCAACATTGCTTTTGTTTCCGGACCTTTGATTGATGATATCAATGGAAAAGTCCGTTTGGCTGGTTATAGAGAAGGGCTTAAGAAAAATCAACTGGACTTCAAAGAAGGTTTGGTTTTTGAAGCTAAGTATAATTATAAAGAGGGTTACGACCTGGCTCAGCGTGTTATCAATTCCGGAGCTACCGCTGCAATAGTGGCTGAAGATGAATTGGCTGCCGGTCTTTTGAACGGTCTGTTTGCTGCTGGGCGAAAGGTACCGGAAGATTTTGAAATCATGACCAGCAATGATTCGCCGATCACCCAGTATACTCGACCTAACCTCAGCTCAATCAGCCAGCCGGTTTATGACTTAGGTGCTGTCAGTATGAGAATGCTGACCAAAATCATGAATAAGGAAGAACTGGAAGAAAAAGAAATTTTACTCAATCATGGCATAACTGAACGAGGGACAACCCGGTAA
- a CDS encoding alpha-amylase, giving the protein MVNETMMQAFEWYLPADGGHWRRLQEDLPLFQKLGLTKIWLPPAFKGTSADDVGYGVYDLFDLGEFDQNGTVRTKYGSKEDYLALVESLKQAGIMPIADIVLNHKANGDKKERFSVLRMDPDNRQNPLSQPFEIEAWTEFTFPGRHGTYNDFNWHWYHFTGVDYDALHDETGIYLILGDNKGWADQSRIDNENGNFDYLMYDDLDFKHPEVVNHLKDWAGWFLTATQIGGFRLDAVKHIDSEFMADFIQYIRTSINPDLYVFGEYWKNDAGMTQDYLEQVGETFSLVDVVLHMNFYEAGQKGSQFNLSAVLDGSLMQANPDLAVTFVDNHDSQRGQALESTVEEWFKPLAYALILLRQQGLPCIFYGDYFGISGDFAQQDFRQLLDKLTFLRQYYVYGEQVDYFDHPNCIAWTCLGSEEHPHGLAVLLSNSDKGWKNVNMGTFNQGKVFIDYLGNCPDEVVIGQDGWAEFPVEAGSVSAWLDKDSLIN; this is encoded by the coding sequence ATGGTAAATGAAACGATGATGCAGGCTTTTGAGTGGTATCTGCCTGCAGATGGGGGACATTGGCGCCGTCTGCAGGAGGACTTGCCTCTTTTTCAAAAATTAGGACTGACTAAAATCTGGCTGCCGCCGGCTTTTAAGGGGACAAGTGCAGATGATGTCGGTTATGGTGTCTATGACTTATTTGATCTGGGAGAATTTGATCAAAACGGTACTGTCAGGACAAAATACGGCAGTAAAGAAGATTATCTGGCTCTTGTTGAGTCTTTGAAACAAGCTGGCATTATGCCGATTGCTGATATTGTGCTGAATCATAAGGCCAATGGAGACAAGAAGGAGCGGTTTTCCGTCCTCAGGATGGATCCGGACAACCGTCAGAACCCGCTGTCTCAACCCTTTGAAATTGAAGCCTGGACTGAGTTTACCTTTCCCGGACGGCACGGCACTTATAATGATTTCAATTGGCATTGGTACCATTTTACAGGGGTAGATTATGACGCCCTGCATGATGAAACAGGGATCTATCTTATCTTGGGAGATAACAAAGGCTGGGCGGATCAAAGCCGTATCGATAATGAAAATGGCAATTTTGATTATCTGATGTATGATGACCTTGATTTTAAACATCCAGAAGTGGTTAATCATCTGAAAGACTGGGCGGGCTGGTTTTTAACAGCAACTCAGATAGGAGGTTTCCGGCTGGATGCGGTTAAGCATATTGACTCGGAGTTCATGGCTGATTTTATTCAATATATCCGCACGTCTATCAATCCTGATCTTTATGTTTTTGGGGAGTATTGGAAAAATGATGCGGGTATGACGCAGGACTATCTTGAACAGGTGGGAGAAACATTCAGTTTGGTCGATGTCGTCCTGCATATGAATTTTTATGAAGCCGGGCAAAAAGGCAGCCAGTTTAATCTTTCTGCAGTTCTTGATGGCAGCCTGATGCAGGCAAATCCTGATTTAGCGGTTACTTTTGTGGATAATCACGATTCACAGCGAGGACAGGCTTTAGAGTCAACGGTAGAGGAATGGTTCAAGCCTCTGGCTTATGCGCTGATTCTTTTGCGCCAGCAAGGTCTGCCTTGTATTTTTTACGGTGATTATTTCGGTATTTCAGGAGATTTTGCCCAGCAGGATTTTCGCCAGCTTCTGGATAAGTTAACGTTTTTACGGCAGTATTATGTCTACGGTGAGCAGGTGGATTATTTCGATCATCCTAACTGTATTGCCTGGACCTGTTTAGGCAGTGAAGAGCATCCGCACGGTTTGGCTGTTTTACTCAGTAACAGTGACAAGGGATGGAAGAACGTTAATATGGGAACGTTCAATCAAGGCAAAGTCTTTATTGACTATTTGGGGAACTGCCCTGATGAGGTGGTAATCGGTCAGGACGGTTGGGCCGAATTTCCAGTCGAAGCAGGTTCTGTTTCTGCTTGGCTAGATAAAGACAGCCTGATAAACTGA
- a CDS encoding glycosyltransferase family 4 protein, giving the protein MKVLLYLEAENYLRKSGIGRAIKHQKRALDLVGQAYTTDPDEDYDLVHINTYGFKSWRLMSKAQKAGKKVIMHGHSTEEDFRDSFIGSNLLAPLFRRHLCHFYRKADAIITPTVYSKALIEGYGINKPIYAVSNGIDLSRYTKDKEKEKAFRDYFGLSADQKVVMCAGLYFIRKGIDEFVQVAEAMPDVRFIWFGETNKLVIPQRVRRIVAKKHPDNVTFAGYIKGDVFEGAMSGSDAFFFPSREETEGIVVLEALASRQQLVLRDIPVYQGWLDKSEAEFASDVSGFVAALRFVLGGSNDKPQKGYAVAESRSLDRVGRQLVEVYEKVMEL; this is encoded by the coding sequence ATGAAGGTTTTACTGTATCTAGAGGCTGAGAATTATTTGCGAAAATCAGGTATCGGCCGAGCAATTAAGCATCAAAAGCGGGCTCTTGACTTAGTCGGTCAGGCTTACACAACGGATCCTGATGAAGACTACGATCTGGTTCATATTAATACTTACGGATTTAAGAGCTGGCGTCTAATGAGTAAGGCCCAAAAAGCTGGTAAAAAGGTCATTATGCATGGGCATTCAACTGAAGAAGATTTTCGTGATTCTTTTATTGGTTCCAATTTGCTGGCCCCTTTATTTAGAAGGCATCTCTGCCATTTTTACCGTAAGGCAGATGCAATTATTACTCCTACAGTTTATTCAAAGGCTTTAATAGAGGGCTACGGCATCAATAAGCCCATTTATGCTGTTTCTAATGGTATTGACCTGTCACGCTACACAAAGGATAAGGAAAAAGAAAAAGCCTTTAGAGATTATTTTGGTTTATCAGCCGATCAGAAGGTTGTGATGTGTGCAGGGCTTTATTTTATCCGCAAGGGAATAGATGAATTTGTTCAGGTCGCCGAAGCGATGCCGGATGTCCGTTTTATTTGGTTCGGTGAGACAAATAAGCTGGTTATTCCGCAGCGGGTTCGCCGGATTGTTGCCAAAAAACATCCTGATAATGTGACTTTTGCCGGCTATATTAAAGGGGATGTTTTTGAAGGGGCAATGAGCGGAAGCGATGCCTTCTTTTTCCCCAGCCGTGAAGAAACTGAAGGGATTGTTGTCCTTGAAGCTTTAGCCAGCCGCCAGCAGCTGGTTTTGCGCGATATTCCTGTTTATCAGGGCTGGCTGGATAAGAGTGAAGCGGAGTTTGCCAGCGATGTTTCTGGTTTTGTAGCTGCCCTGCGGTTTGTTTTAGGCGGCAGCAATGACAAGCCCCAAAAAGGGTATGCAGTTGCCGAGAGCCGCAGTTTGGACAGGGTAGGCCGGCAGCTTGTTGAAGTTTATGAAAAAGTAATGGAGTTATAA
- a CDS encoding glycosyltransferase family 4 protein → MRIGLFTDTYFPQVSGVATSIRTLKEELEKEGHEVYIFTSTDRNVKRFEDPTIIRLPSVPFISFTDRRIVYRGLISSYKIAKAYQLDLIHTQTEFSLGLLGKLVAAALHIPVIHTYHTQYEDYVGYIAKGRLVKPGMVKYIVRGYLSDLDGVICPSRIVYNLLESYNVKIPKRIIPTGINVEEYRRADITYSQIAALREELGISKDETMLLSLSRVSYEKNIQAVLQQFPAILAVNPRVKLVIVGDGPYLEKLQDLAEELQLGQSVLFTGMISHDQVALYYKAADFFISASTSETQGLTYVESLASGRPVIAHGNPYLDDLITDKMFGTLFYKEEDLADAVIDAIVSTPAMTEKAYEAKMYELSAQHFAKSVYAFYLDVLISEKFKKQEKFSLTVKSEQRPASSRTFRLAKRAISLPSKAVRVTAKTSVKVVKAPGKLVSSIRDFLN, encoded by the coding sequence ATGCGAATAGGTCTTTTTACGGATACGTATTTTCCGCAGGTTTCAGGTGTGGCAACCAGTATCCGGACGCTAAAAGAAGAGTTGGAAAAAGAAGGGCATGAGGTTTATATTTTTACTTCGACGGACCGGAATGTGAAACGTTTTGAGGATCCGACTATTATCCGTCTGCCGAGTGTTCCTTTTATTTCCTTTACGGATCGCCGTATTGTCTATAGGGGGCTAATTTCTTCCTACAAAATCGCTAAAGCCTATCAGCTGGACTTGATTCACACTCAGACAGAGTTTAGTTTAGGTTTGCTGGGGAAGCTGGTTGCTGCTGCTCTGCATATCCCTGTGATCCATACCTACCATACCCAGTATGAGGATTATGTCGGTTATATTGCTAAAGGCCGATTGGTTAAGCCAGGTATGGTCAAGTATATTGTCCGCGGTTACCTGAGTGATTTAGATGGCGTTATTTGTCCATCACGAATTGTTTACAATCTCTTAGAAAGTTATAATGTAAAAATTCCTAAGCGGATTATTCCTACTGGTATCAATGTTGAAGAGTATAGGCGGGCAGACATTACATACAGCCAAATCGCTGCTCTGCGGGAAGAATTAGGCATTTCTAAGGATGAGACCATGCTTCTCAGTCTGTCCCGGGTGTCTTATGAAAAGAATATTCAGGCTGTTTTGCAGCAGTTCCCCGCTATTCTGGCGGTTAATCCCCGAGTGAAATTAGTCATTGTAGGCGACGGTCCCTACTTAGAGAAATTACAAGATTTAGCAGAAGAACTGCAGCTTGGACAGTCTGTTCTTTTTACAGGAATGATTTCCCATGATCAGGTAGCGCTCTATTATAAAGCAGCAGATTTTTTTATCAGTGCCTCTACCAGCGAAACACAAGGGTTGACTTATGTGGAAAGTTTAGCCAGCGGCCGGCCGGTGATTGCGCATGGCAACCCTTATCTTGATGATTTGATTACGGATAAAATGTTTGGAACGTTGTTTTATAAAGAGGAAGATTTGGCTGATGCTGTCATCGATGCTATTGTCAGTACACCAGCGATGACTGAAAAAGCCTATGAAGCTAAGATGTATGAGCTTTCAGCCCAGCATTTTGCTAAGTCTGTTTATGCTTTTTACTTGGATGTTCTAATTTCTGAAAAGTTTAAAAAACAAGAGAAGTTTTCCTTAACTGTAAAGAGTGAGCAGAGACCGGCGTCCAGCCGTACTTTCCGTTTGGCTAAGCGTGCTATCAGCCTGCCCAGCAAGGCTGTTAGAGTGACGGCCAAAACATCTGTCAAGGTGGTTAAAGCGCCGGGGAAACTTGTCAGCTCCATTCGGGATTTTTTGAATTAG